The segment TACCgttctccactatataaaccggggaaggcaacagtgcaagggatcgatccgctcgtctctcccacatacgcaggctcgctcccctctccctctctctctctcagagctctccgtctacatttcactgttgcccagtcacctctctgacttgaccgtcggagggtccccgtcggagccgcctccggtcagtgtggacttctcgtttttgcaggtgcacattccccggcgatcggacgacgagacgattggccgcaacagcatCATATATTCGGGCATTAGCtccttagaaaaatatctaagcCAAAAAAACTTCCTACAAATGGAACAAGTCCTACAACGAAGAACAAACTACCTCCGTCGTTGCATATGGATTATGTGCATTTGTTTGTCGGATACACAAACTCCTCCATCACCATAAAAACTCTAGAGGGAGAAACAAGAAAGGAAGCATTGTAGTCTTTTAATATCTAACTCGATCTTGGTCTGAAACACATGCTTTCGCTCCTCCTTGACCTGGGGCACCACAACTTTAAACTTCATTTCCACCCAAATCTGGTCGATCTTGTTCGCCTCCGGCGGCAGATTGCTTCACCTCCTCCCGATCTCTACCGCCACCGTCTCCTTTAGACCTTCTCCCTTTGTAACCAAAGCTTCTCATTGGATTTGATGAATCGAATATATCCGAAACTGGAGAAAAAACAACCGAATTTAGAATCTTGAATCGATGATCAAGAATCTTGGATGGAGGGATTGACAAACTGGGTAAAGACATGACGAGTGATGAGATGATGACTACATGAGAAGGTGCTGGGGAGGGAGTCATCATGGCGATGGTGATTGGTGTTGAAGAAGCGAGAGGCGGCAGCCAAAGGGACGGAGGGGCGGACAGGAACAGAGGAGCTTTGGAAGCCTGGAGACGAGAACTCTCTTGGCGGCGCATTGGGGGTGGGGTGAACTAGTGAATGAActgttgatttattaataaaatatttaattcaaatttttgatattttaaaattttataaagataaatttatttaagtatttatttaaatataaaatattattttaaagtcTCAGATAACTTGATTTTCACATTTGTTTCCACTGATTCTTCCTATGTTTTTTTTCCATCTGGGAGGCTCGGAGCGGCCGAACATGGAAGCTTAGGTAACGTCTGGGCTTTTGTGTTGGTATTTATATATATGAGTTTGTGGCATATAAAtatattctcaatcaagttataaATTGAGTCAAATTGTCGCTTATCCCATCCAAAGATTTTGGAGTTTAGATTCTTAAAATGACTGTATTTTTTATCCATCAAGATTTTTATTCACCAAAATAATATTTCTCAATCTTTTGTATATGAATAACATCATATTGGAGAAAAGAATTGAGAGCATTAAGTTAACTCAAATATATCCATTAAGCATTTGAAGTAAAAATTATGTCCATATAAAAGACGATTGGAAGAGATTGCTTCAATCTAATTTACTAATTTTCAACATATCtagatttgattaatttggaTTCGATCTTAATTCTCCATTAATTATTTACACCCAAGCAAGCGAATTCTAATCTAAAGGAATCACCATCTATAAATAGCTCAAAACAAATAATATCAAAtcctaattaattaatttattatgtatagaaagttattaattaaatatcaaagataagattataatattaaataaaaaagatattcaACATGAATTATTGCAATAATTCAAAGAATATGCGTGTACCCCAAAAGAAGTGCAGTAGCATTTCCGATCTTGTGGAACAGTAACTAGGCGACAATTCTGATTGACCAATTTGGCCAACATAAAGGTTTtgcttgtataaaatttttagaaattaaaGTCGTATGAGAGGCTCTCCTGTTGAATGAATCTGCATTACATGGCCACCAATTGAAGGTGCTTTAGTGGCGGTAGCTTTACCCTAGTTAAAATCATTATTATAATCTTTTGCCTTGCATCTTGCTTCCTTTTAAATGGAGATGCTGCTTTGCAGGTATGTGCCAAATGCACTAACATACCTAGAATGAGTACCGTCCACGGTGATTCAATCCATACTCAACCTAAGGAGACCATGTGTGCCACCATATTCCCTCCCCTCCTTGCTatgtttttccttttttcctataaatattttaatataatatcagAGCTATCGTTCACCCAATATGATGCTGTCATCTCTTCTACCTCTATTGTGGCCGTCATTGTTGCATGTAGAAGCCTTGAAGATCCACGTTGCTGATGTATGAATCCTTGTTTCATGATGAATCGGCatctaaagattttttatttttcagtggATCCATACATCTTTTATTTCTCTATAGATCCTCTATTTTCTATTTTAGATCTTCCGTCATCTCTGCATACCATTGCATAGCCTCTTTTTCTCCATCTTTAAATTTACTCGTTGCCTTCAGCTCATTCACCATCCAATTCAAGGTCTCTTGCTCCTCTTCCATAGTGCCTCCGTCTATGAAGATTATTGATCTTTGGTTGCCTTCTCTTCAAGTGTGGCCCTTACTACAATCGTCACTTTCTATATGTACTCTCACAGCAACATCATTTGAAATAGTCAGAGTAATTGACATATCACTTTATCATATTAGCATAGATAAGGCACATCATTTGACTACATCATCATTGACCATTCATGATATCCTACCACACTATCGCCTGTCTAGCTACAAAACTTAGCATATTAGCTATTTTTTCATGTGAAGATCACATTAGTCGCTAATAAAATATAGCAGTCATGTCATCAGATAAATCAATTAGCCATATTAACAAATATATTAATCTATCACTTACATCAACATATACACCAATCTACCATATCAATAAGCCATGTTAGTGGATATTTGCTAGTTTGCCATATAAGTTAGCTACATcaatattatcaaatatatcaATTTATTGTATTAGCTTTCTAATCAGTCATATCAGTTTCTAAGCTACTATATCAGTTCTTACTCTGTTATGTCAGATTTTGTATTATCATATTAGCTTGATACATTAATCTATCATATTGGGTTATGAGCTACTAAGTCGACTCATGATCTATTACATCAGTTTCTGAGCAGCTATGCTAACTTGAACCATATCAAATTCTATGATATCATATTAGCTCGACATATCAGTCTGCTATATCAGCTTCTAAGTTGCTATATCAACTCTTGATCTATTATATCAACATTTAAGCTGTTATGATAACCTTTGATTTACCACATTAGTCTCTATGTTGCTGCATCAGCTCTTGATTTATCACTTCAGTCCTTAAGCTACCACATTAACTCCTAATCTACCACCACATTGGCTTCTGAGCTTCTACATTAGCTCCTGGTTTATCACATAAGCTTCTAGCTGCTACTTCAATTTCTGATCTATCATATCAGCTTCCAAGTGCATTTATAATCTAGTTTCTAAACTCAAGTTGgtatatataatactataatgaGTTTGAAGGGGAATGTTAGTATATTTTTAAGTAATCACATAATTTTGAGGATCACATTATTTTTAAGAGATTACATAATTTTAAGGATCATTTGATTTTAGATgatcatataattttaaaaatcacgTGACaacttcataatattttttttattagtgtGACCCTATATCtacttatattatttttcttatatgaAATATGTGCATTAATATATATAACTCTTGAGATGTGCcgaatatgatgaaaaaaatataaatttttttctctctttctctatatATATCTTGTTCTCTCCTCCTGCAGATATTTAAACAGGCTAGTTGACCCTTGCCAAGTTCAAGACCATCGTTGACGACACTCTGGTTGCTTTTGTTGCAATAAGTTCCCAGTTTCGGAAGGCCGGTGGCCTTACTACTATAAATGATGAATAAACCCACTGGGGTTATATGAATATTATTCTATCATGGAGTTGGAAGTTTGCCCCCAAAAGTGCCCTATGCAACTGGCATTTGAAATTATTCCTTTTCTGCCTTTTATGAGTTTAGGTGAATGATGAGGAGCTTACTATGTCTGCTGTTTATTTCATGCTGTAGATTCTAATTAGATACTATAACATTGAACTGTCTTCGCTGAACATATAATGTTCTGAAGTATGTTATGGTCATGCACCTGTACATATATCGGTTGGTCGACCAGCAGGTTCAGCTCCGATGATTGCAACTATTGCAGTATTTTTGGCCCGGAATGTTTTAATTCATCTCCCTTCCAGAACCAAGTTGCAGCTCCTTGGGGCCTGAAGACATGTCCaggttctctctccttttttttgttttttcctttGTCTCCTTGTCTGGATTGGCTTATTGCTTCTGGGTAGCAGACAAGATGTTAGGCCTTTTGAGTTGCCTGTGTTGGGGAATCAGAGGAACGACATAATTGATTCTTCAGAAGATTAATCAGGGCCTGGCAAGGTGATAGTTGTGATCTGGGTATTGCAAAATCTTAAAGTTTGAGGAACAAAAATTCTATACGACATATATAAATTGAATTGCTTATGTATTGGTCAAATGCAAGCTAGTCATGAATAACTCAATTATTTCATAGTCCTAAATTGCAAGGATTTTTCATTTTTCCCTGGAACACTTTCATGTTGGGATTTTACCCCTCTTTGTAAATACGCAACCGCAACCTGATGAGAGGCAAATTTGATTGACTGGCATTTTTATGTAGTTTCTCCTGATTAAAAGTTTTATATGTCGTTCTTGACTTTGATGACCATTTTGTATAAAGGATGTATGGCTGCCTATATAAATATTCTGGAAGGTTTGAAGAAAGGGTCCCTGGTATGTGAGGACTAAGTGCAAAATGCATACTTGGACGTCTGAAGAAAAGGTTCCTGCTGATTAACAGTTCGAATGACTCAAACTAAGATGACGGTTGTAGCAGTCAAGGGCTCATAGCTCAGATGAATCAGTCTTCGCTTCTATGTACGTGAGATATTGTCCACTTCGATCTTTGGCACTATGGCACGGGATCTCATAGTTTTATTCATTGAAAAGTGCCTCACATGAAAGAGAAGCTCTCATctcatataaatcaaaatttctcttaACTCATAACTAATATGAGATTAATTATGCCCTATCTTTTACACCACAACAACAATCAAACAAAAGGTCAAGCATTAAGTTGTCTAACAGATAAATGTTGAAGAACAATGTCTTTGTAGACCACTTTATTATCCCATTTATAGCAACATCCTAGCAAAATGAGGCCGTTGGGAAGTTTGGGTTTCTTGCCCTTGTAGTATCCCCCAGAAAATTTGGTGTGGTAGATGTTGTCGGATCCAGCAATTCCAAGACCAGggaatatgtaaatttttttgaagaaaaaaaattctaattcaaCGCAGATGGTGATTCGAGTATTGCTTTTTAGCAAAAACAAAGGTGGACCTTTTTTTTAAGGTATGACGTGCTTCCTTCTGAAAGATAACCTGCATcctttttaattaccttttaggTGGCCTGCATTGACTACTTATATAGCTTTGGCTTCTCCCTGGCACCCAGTTGTTTACCAAACACCAAGCCCACACTTCCGTCACCCCAACTAATGATCTCCTAGTCTTTTCTCCTATTTATGAATGGATGTTTACCTACCATCCAAGCTAATTTGTCATTTGTAAGCTACTCTAGGATCCACAATGCCAAAAGAGCCGGCTTAAGGGTCTCCTTCCAGCCTCTCTGCTTTCAGTGGACCATCACTAAGCAAAGATACTGCAGAATATATAAGAAGGGACGGCACACTAAATGTTAGATTTTCTTGGTAAAGGAAATAAGAAAGTAATCTCTAAtaagtttgatttaattttcttggtgaaggaaataAGAAAAGTAATCTCTAATGACGGCAAACAAAGGCTTAGAGCATCACAGCATAGGCTCCTTGACACGGAACCAGGTTGCATCCTCCACAGGTTGTGGACAATAATGAAGCCCTGGCAAGCTGAATCTATAGAATTTTATCTGCTGTGGCAGGTGTTGACAGGGAGCCATCTCTCACATACCAACCAGGAGGAAGTTTGAGTTTCTTGTGGTAGAACAGGATATATATGATCCATGTGCCAATATATAACAAAAACGAGTAATTAATGGATGGCTATATTTCTTTATAATGGTGAAAGTCAAAACTAAAGGGATGTCATGattcttaaaaaaagaaaagattgtgACATCATTTATCTAACAGTTTTTTATGAAAAGCAAATTGCCAATTGGATGCACCAAACTTTTGTACCTTTAAAATGAATTTTGTAAATACATTCTggtttaagagagagagagaagatcttGAGCCTAAGGATCAAGCTATTCATACTAGTTCTATTTGCATATGTTAAACCATCGaaaaaagatgaaatttttttatgttatatttCCAATTACAACaatatttatatcaatatataacctAACAATGTGGCCGATTCATCTTCTGTCCTAGTTTTAACAGCAAGACTACGTATGGAGATGAATGGATACAAAACTTTATGCATCAAGTTTACAATGCAACTTGAGTTGTAAGGGCTCCATTTTGCTTGTATGGAGATGAGGACCAAGGAAGAGGCAATCAGGAATTCCaacaataataaattataaaaggaAACAGATGGTTACCAGGACCAGTGCAAGTGCAGAGAAGCATTTTACAAATGGAAGGGTTTGACAATATCTCACTTCCCATCAAACATACAATCTACTATTCTCATTGCTCAAGCCTTCTTCCCCCTTATCTCAAATACCAAACCAATTGTTTTAGGTTTACATGAACAGTTATTactttccaaaaaaaataaaaagagagcatATATAATTTGTAAACTCATATTTCAATAATACGAGCTCAGATCAAGGAAAAGAATGGGACTGGACCACTCCATCCTCTACACCAATGTCCTCCATTTAGAGCCCCAGGGAGGGCAAGGATCCCACCTGATTATGTTGGTTGAGGCGTTGTGATGCCATCCTTCTCTTTCTGAGCCGCTCAGCAATGATGAATGCCAGTTCAAGAGACTGGGAGGCATTGAGCCTTGGGTCACAGTGGGTGTGGTAGCGCGAGCTCAGGTCATCGAAGGTGACGGTCCGGGATCCTCCAATGCACTCTGTCACATTCTGCCCAGTCATCTCCAGGTGCACGCCCCCTGGGTGGCTCCCTTCTTGCTCGTGGACATCGAAGAATGCCCGCACCTCAGCCTATGATCAAACATACCATATGAGTACTAgtaattcaatcaataaaattctcAAGCAAATGGAACTGTATAAAATCTAACAAGATACAGCATCTGATACCCTTTCAAGTGAATGAATTAACAAGCTATAACAAGATATACGCTAACTAGGTTAATGTTAGAGGATGCTTGTGGGAAGTTTCTCAGCTTTCAATACTTGGGGTCAGCCTAGAATATAGCACTGAGTAAACAATCAGTCAACAGACCCACCAAACAACAATTAGACCAGTCTAGGATATCTCATGGAATAAACCAAACAACCAACAACACCCTTGAAAACTATACCCTGTGCTTTTGACCGGCCACCTTCCACAGTTGCTCCCTACCCTCAACCACTTTAAGGAGCTAAAGTTTTATTTAAAACAAAAACATAAGGAACTTCTATTCTGCAGGAAAAGGCATCCCATAATCGTCACCAAGCGTGAAAGGCATTCAGTAACAACCGCACCACTAAGTCCAGCCCCACAAGCCTTCTTCATAAGTGATAGAGCCAGAGGCAACACCCATTGGCATTATTGATGTGGTAGGCCAGAACTGGCGATCCTCCACTACCATGTCTAATTGCACTAGACATCAATTAGTTCTATCTGTGGTCCATCCAACCAAAGGCACATGGCTAACCAGCCTAACAGGATTGAAACCTTTTGGGGAGGACAGGGAAGAGAAAGAGCTAAGCAAAAGATCATGGCTATATACCAGAATTGAATCGAAGGGACGAGTCTTGAGGCCACAAGGAGCCTTGATGGTGTTCCCATGCATGGGGTCGCTGACCCAAGTGACTATCTGACCAGCTCTACGGACAGCCCGGATCAAATGAGGCAGCTTCACTCTCATGTTCTCAGCCCCCATCCTCGCGATCACGGTGATCCTTCCTGGCTTGTTCTGAGGATTCAAAATCTCAATCAGCTTCACCAGTTCGTTCGGATCCATCTTGTCACTCACCTAAGTCAATCCATCGAAACAACAATTCAGTCTCCATATGGACATGATAAAATTGAATTACATACAAATTATATCTCATTTGTAAGAAATTTATCACCTTGATGCCAAGGGGATTGGCCACGCCTCGGAGGAACTCAACATGAGCACCGCCAAGCTGGCGGGTGCGCTCGCCAACCCAAAGGAAGTGGGCGGAGCAATCATAGTGGAGGCCGGAGGTGGAGTCCTCACGAGTGAGGGCCTGCTCGTAGGGAAGGAGGAGGCACTCATGGGAGGTCCAAAACTCAGTGGTGGTCATGATAGGGTGGTCAACTGTGAGACCAGCAGCAGCCATGAACCCCAGAGCCTCATCCACCCGGTGGGCCAACTCCCTGTACCTGTTGTTTCCCAAATGGGCATAACAACAAACAACATCACTATGTGAGCCTCTAAACAGCGTAATTCCAGCTCGGCCGTGTGAGAACTGATAACCGAGCTGCTGCGCCAAATGCATCAgatcgagattttttttttgaataattttccTTTCCCCACAAATGGGGGGGAATGAatcacaggaaaaaaaaaaggagaaaataataaaattgcaaAAAATATTGCTAAAGTTACAATCAACTaggatattttattaaaaatgggAGAAATATATATAAAGCCAAAAAATGTtggttctgaaaaaaaaaaaaaaaaaaaaaaaaccaaaaatacCCTACAATCTCTAATTATTTCTCGATTgatttattgaaaaattaaagaAGTTAAGCGCGATATAAATTACAAATTTCTATTTTTCCCATGAATCTCAGAAAAGTACGAGCTTCGATCCTTTTTTGAGGGGAAAAAGGCAGAAAAGCACTCATGTTACACGATAAACGGGCCAAAAGAGATTGAATGCTACAGCGGTGACGGAATTTGATCGAAAAGGACTGACAGAACGCGTAGAAACCTAaactttttcaattaaaaaagAGGAAAACATGGAAAAAATCCAAACTCGGGTCAACAAAAACagtagaaagaaaagaaaattcaaactTTTCAATAAAAACATCAGAAAAACATGGAAAAATTCAATCTTTCTCAATAAGACGAGGGGAAAAGCAGCAAGCATGATAAAAGAAATCAATGAAGATCAAGCGACGGGATGGTTGGTACCTGTCGCCCTGCTCACTGTGCTCGGTGAAGTCGAGATTCCACTGGGTGACGCGCTGCATGGCGGCGTATCCACCGGTGGCGAAAGCCCGGAGGAGGTTGAGCGTCGCCGCCGCCTGACAGTAGGCCCTGATCATCCTATGCGGGTCCGGTATCCTCGACTTCTCGTCGAACGCGTCGCCATTGACGTTGTCCCCCCTGTAGCTCGGCAGTTTCACCCCGTCCTTCTCCTCGAACGGCTCCGACCTCGGTTTCGCGAACTGCCCCGCCATCCTCCCCACCTAAATCGGTCCAAATCCACGCGATTAACCCTATATTTGAGGAGATCGGAAGGTTAGGGTTTGGATCTAGGATTTGGTTTACCTTGACGATGGGCATCTGCCCGCCGAACATAAGGACGGCGCCCATCTGAAGGAGAATGCGGAAGGTGTCTCGGATGTTGTTGGCGTTGAACTCCTTGAAGCTCTCGGCGCAGtcgccgccttggaggaggaaggCCCTTCCGAGGGCGGCTTCCGCGAGGCGCTCCTCAAGATGCCGGGCCTCGCCGGCGAAGACGATCGGCGGGAAGTCCTCGATCGTCTGGAGCACCGACTCCAGCTCCTTCTTGTTCGGGTATTCCGGCAGCTGCAGCGCCTTCTTCGTTCGCCAGCTGTCCACCGCCCATTTTCCCGGCCGCGCTTCCTGCGCCGGCGCCGCTACCTTCTGCTTGTCGGCGACGACGGGGTTCTTGGCGGGCTCCGCCGCGTGTACGGCGGAGATGGGTCGGGGGGCGGGCCGTGGCCCGGCCGCGCGGAGGAGTGAGGGGAGCTGAAGTTGGTGCCCGCCGCCGGCAGAGGATGGCGGAAGGAGAGATTTGGTGGAGAGAGAGGAGGAGCCGGTGGCGAGGGCCATTCTGGGAGCGAGGAAACTTTTCTCTTTCTAACC is part of the Elaeis guineensis isolate ETL-2024a chromosome 15, EG11, whole genome shotgun sequence genome and harbors:
- the LOC105058440 gene encoding phospho-2-dehydro-3-deoxyheptonate aldolase 2, chloroplastic, encoding MALATGSSSLSTKSLLPPSSAGGGHQLQLPSLLRAAGPRPAPRPISAVHAAEPAKNPVVADKQKVAAPAQEARPGKWAVDSWRTKKALQLPEYPNKKELESVLQTIEDFPPIVFAGEARHLEERLAEAALGRAFLLQGGDCAESFKEFNANNIRDTFRILLQMGAVLMFGGQMPIVKVGRMAGQFAKPRSEPFEEKDGVKLPSYRGDNVNGDAFDEKSRIPDPHRMIRAYCQAAATLNLLRAFATGGYAAMQRVTQWNLDFTEHSEQGDRYRELAHRVDEALGFMAAAGLTVDHPIMTTTEFWTSHECLLLPYEQALTREDSTSGLHYDCSAHFLWVGERTRQLGGAHVEFLRGVANPLGIKVSDKMDPNELVKLIEILNPQNKPGRITVIARMGAENMRVKLPHLIRAVRRAGQIVTWVSDPMHGNTIKAPCGLKTRPFDSILAEVRAFFDVHEQEGSHPGGVHLEMTGQNVTECIGGSRTVTFDDLSSRYHTHCDPRLNASQSLELAFIIAERLRKRRMASQRLNQHNQVGSLPSLGL